A single window of Dermochelys coriacea isolate rDerCor1 chromosome 2, rDerCor1.pri.v4, whole genome shotgun sequence DNA harbors:
- the C2H6orf62 gene encoding uncharacterized protein C6orf62 homolog isoform X1: MGDPNSRKKQALNRLRAQLRKKKESLADQFDFKMYIAFVFKDKQHSLVDAAWKCGHGLSLQLLSESSFPELPEKKKSALFEVSEVIPVMTNNYEENILKGVRDSSYSLESSIELLQKDIVQLHAPRYQSMRRDVIGCTQEMDFILWPRNDIEKIVCLLFSRWKGSDDEPYRPVQAKFEFHHGDYEKQFLHVLSRKDKTGIVINNPNQSVFLFIDRQHLQTPKNKATIFKLCSICLYLPQEQLTHWAVGTIEDHLRPYMPE; this comes from the exons cttTAGCTGACCAGTTTGATTTCAAGATGTATATTGCCTTTGTATTCAAGGACAAG cagcacagccttGTCGATGCCGCTTGGAAGTGTGGACATGGCCTTAGTCTGCAGTTACTTTCTGAAAGCTCCTTTCCTGAACTTCCCGAG aagaagaagTCAGCACTTTTTGAAGTGTCTGAAGTGATACCAGTCATGACTAATAATTATGAAGAAAATATCCTGAAAGGTGTGCGGGATTCCAGCTATTCCTTGGAAAGTTCCATAGAGCTTCTGCAGAAGGATATAGTACAGCTTCATGCACCCCGCTACCAGTCTATGCGCAGG GATGTGATTGGCTGTACCCAGGAGATGGACTTCATTCTTTGGCCTCGGAATGATATTGAGAAGATAGTCTGTCTCCTGTTTTCTCGGTGGAAGGGATCTGATGATGAGCCCTATAGGCCTGTTCAG GCCAAGTTTGAATTTCATCATGGTGACTATGAAAAACAGTTTCTGCATGTTCTGAGCCGAAAGGACAAGACTGGAATTGTTATCAACAATCCTAACCAGTCAGTGTTTCTCTTCATTGACAGACAGCACTTGCAG ACTCCAAAAAACAAAGCTACTATCTTCAAGTTATGCAGCATCTGCCTGTACCTGCCACAGGAACAGCTCACCCACTGGGCGGTTGGTACCATAGAGGATCACCTCCGTCCTTATATGCCAGAGTAG
- the C2H6orf62 gene encoding uncharacterized protein C6orf62 homolog isoform X2, protein MGDPNSRKKQALNRLRAQLRKKKESLADQFDFKMYIAFVFKDKHSLVDAAWKCGHGLSLQLLSESSFPELPEKKKSALFEVSEVIPVMTNNYEENILKGVRDSSYSLESSIELLQKDIVQLHAPRYQSMRRDVIGCTQEMDFILWPRNDIEKIVCLLFSRWKGSDDEPYRPVQAKFEFHHGDYEKQFLHVLSRKDKTGIVINNPNQSVFLFIDRQHLQTPKNKATIFKLCSICLYLPQEQLTHWAVGTIEDHLRPYMPE, encoded by the exons cttTAGCTGACCAGTTTGATTTCAAGATGTATATTGCCTTTGTATTCAAGGACAAG cacagccttGTCGATGCCGCTTGGAAGTGTGGACATGGCCTTAGTCTGCAGTTACTTTCTGAAAGCTCCTTTCCTGAACTTCCCGAG aagaagaagTCAGCACTTTTTGAAGTGTCTGAAGTGATACCAGTCATGACTAATAATTATGAAGAAAATATCCTGAAAGGTGTGCGGGATTCCAGCTATTCCTTGGAAAGTTCCATAGAGCTTCTGCAGAAGGATATAGTACAGCTTCATGCACCCCGCTACCAGTCTATGCGCAGG GATGTGATTGGCTGTACCCAGGAGATGGACTTCATTCTTTGGCCTCGGAATGATATTGAGAAGATAGTCTGTCTCCTGTTTTCTCGGTGGAAGGGATCTGATGATGAGCCCTATAGGCCTGTTCAG GCCAAGTTTGAATTTCATCATGGTGACTATGAAAAACAGTTTCTGCATGTTCTGAGCCGAAAGGACAAGACTGGAATTGTTATCAACAATCCTAACCAGTCAGTGTTTCTCTTCATTGACAGACAGCACTTGCAG ACTCCAAAAAACAAAGCTACTATCTTCAAGTTATGCAGCATCTGCCTGTACCTGCCACAGGAACAGCTCACCCACTGGGCGGTTGGTACCATAGAGGATCACCTCCGTCCTTATATGCCAGAGTAG
- the ACOT13 gene encoding acyl-coenzyme A thioesterase 13 isoform X1 — protein sequence MSSFTIHSFREMMKTLLSSSNFDRVLNKMTVLSATPGKVVCEMKIEEEHTNRGGTLHGGLTATLVDVVSTAALLYTERGMPGVSVDMNITYMSAAKIGEEILITAQILKQGRSLAFASVDVTNKATGKFVAQGRHTKHLGH from the exons ATGAGCTCCTTCACGATCCACTCCTTCCGGGAGATGATGAAAACTCTGCTGAGCTCATCCAACTTTGATCGGGTGTTAAATAAG ATGACAGTTCTTTCTGCAACTCCTGGAAAGGTTGTTTGTGAAATGAAAATAGAGGAGGAGCACACAAACAGAGGTGGCACCTTGCATGGAGGTTTGACTGCCACACTGGTAGACGTAGTGTCAACAGCAGCATTGTTGTACACAGAAAGAGGAATGCCCGGGGTCAGTGTGGATATGAACATTAC ATACATGTCTGCTGCTAAGATTGGGGAAGAGATATTGATCACTGCTCAGATTTTGAAGCAAGGAAGAAGTCTTGCCTTTGCCAGCGTGGATGTAACAAATAAGGCAACGGGAAAGTTTGTGGCACAAGGCAGACATACAAAACACCTAGGACATTAA
- the ACOT13 gene encoding acyl-coenzyme A thioesterase 13 isoform X2 — protein MTVLSATPGKVVCEMKIEEEHTNRGGTLHGGLTATLVDVVSTAALLYTERGMPGVSVDMNITYMSAAKIGEEILITAQILKQGRSLAFASVDVTNKATGKFVAQGRHTKHLGH, from the exons ATGACAGTTCTTTCTGCAACTCCTGGAAAGGTTGTTTGTGAAATGAAAATAGAGGAGGAGCACACAAACAGAGGTGGCACCTTGCATGGAGGTTTGACTGCCACACTGGTAGACGTAGTGTCAACAGCAGCATTGTTGTACACAGAAAGAGGAATGCCCGGGGTCAGTGTGGATATGAACATTAC ATACATGTCTGCTGCTAAGATTGGGGAAGAGATATTGATCACTGCTCAGATTTTGAAGCAAGGAAGAAGTCTTGCCTTTGCCAGCGTGGATGTAACAAATAAGGCAACGGGAAAGTTTGTGGCACAAGGCAGACATACAAAACACCTAGGACATTAA
- the TDP2 gene encoding tyrosyl-DNA phosphodiesterase 2 isoform X2, with protein sequence MEGGSAAEGLLEPRPQEATGPQEEAQALPRPREEEEEEEAAAAAGGLPRPREEEEALPLVKRRKLLCAEFASITSSDLALASCYLADSDWHMQRALNSYFEPPVDQRDVGGRPQARAPPETCIDLTAEVTTSSVGVNNADCRQQEDDSRFSLLTWNIDGLDLGNQQDRARGVCSYLALYSPDVVFLQEVIPPYFSYLQKRTVSYTIIPGNIDGYFTAIMLKTSRVKFLRQEIIPFPTTSMMRNLLVVHVNISGNELCLMTSHLESTKGHAKERLNQLRQVLKTMQEASESTTVVFGGDTNLRDHEVTQVGGLPNNILDIWEFLGKPGHCRYTWDTNCNSNLDASYKCKFRFDRIFFRTAAEGGQIIPRSLDLIGLEKLDCGRFPSDHWGLLCDFDVIL encoded by the exons ATGGAGGGCGGGAGCGCCGCGGAGGGGCTGCTAGAGCCGCGGCCCCAGGAGGCGACGGGGCCCCAGGAGGAGGCGCAGGCGCTGCCCCGGccccgggaggaggaggaggaggaggaggcggcggcggcggcgggggggctgccccggccccgggaggaggaggag GCGCTGCCCCTGGTGAAGCGCAGGAAGCTCCTGTGCGCCGAGTTCGcctccatcaccagcagcgacCTGGCCCTGGCTAGCTGCTACCTGGCGGACAGCGACTGGCACATGCAG AGGGCGCTGAACTCCTACTTCGAGCCGCCCGTGGACCAGCGAGATGTGGGCGGGAGGCCCCAGGCCCGCGCCCCGCCGGAGACCTG TATTGACCTGACTGCTGAGGTTACTACTAGTAGTGTTGGAGTGAACAACGCAGACTGCAGGCAACAAGAAGATGACAGCAGGTTCTCTTTACTTACCTGGAATATTGATGGTCTGGATCTAGGAAATCAACAAGACAGAGCTAGAGGAGTCTGCTCTTATTTAGCATT atacAGTCCAGATGTGGTGTTTTTACAGGAGGTTATTCCACCATACTTCAGTTACCTACAGAAGAGAACAGTCAGTTACACAATCATTCCAG GTAATATAGATGGTTATTTCACTGCCATAATGCTGAAAACATCAAGAGTGAAGTTTTTAAGGCAAGAAATAATACCTTTCCCAACAACCTCCATGATGAGAAACCTATTAGTTGTGCAT GTGAATATATCTGGTAATGAACTCTGCCTTATGACTTCCCATCTAGAAAGCACAAAAGGTCATGCCAAGGAACGCCTAAATCAACTAAGGCAGGTGTTGAAGACAATGCAGGAGGCATCAGAGTCAACTACCGTTGTATTTGGAGGGGATACAAACCTAAGAGATCATGAG GTTACTCAAGTAGGTGGCTTACCTAACAATATTTTGGACATATGGGAATTTTTGGGCAAACCAGGGCACTGCCGTTATACATGGGACACAAACTGCAATTCTAACCTGGATGCAAGTTACAAATGTAAGTTCCGATTTGATCGCATATTCTTCCGAACTGCAGCAGAAGGGGGACAAATTATTCCACGGAGTTTGGACTTAATTGGACTAGAAAAATTAGACTGTGGTAGATTTCCCAGCGATCACTGGGGTCTTCTGTGTGATTTTGATGTGATACTGTAA
- the TDP2 gene encoding tyrosyl-DNA phosphodiesterase 2 isoform X1 — MEGGSAAEGLLEPRPQEATGPQEEAQALPRPREEEEEEEALPRPRPREEEAEAAELEALPLVKRRKLLCAEFASITSSDLALASCYLADSDWHMQRALNSYFEPPVDQRDVGGRPQARAPPETCIDLTAEVTTSSVGVNNADCRQQEDDSRFSLLTWNIDGLDLGNQQDRARGVCSYLALYSPDVVFLQEVIPPYFSYLQKRTVSYTIIPGNIDGYFTAIMLKTSRVKFLRQEIIPFPTTSMMRNLLVVHVNISGNELCLMTSHLESTKGHAKERLNQLRQVLKTMQEASESTTVVFGGDTNLRDHEVTQVGGLPNNILDIWEFLGKPGHCRYTWDTNCNSNLDASYKCKFRFDRIFFRTAAEGGQIIPRSLDLIGLEKLDCGRFPSDHWGLLCDFDVIL; from the exons ATGGAGGGCGGGAGCGCCGCGGAGGGGCTGCTAGAGCCGCGGCCCCAGGAGGCGACGGGGCCCCAGGAGGAGGCGCAGGCGCTGCCCCGGccccgggaggaggaggaggaggaggaggcg ctgccccggccccggccccgggaggaggaggcggaggcggcgGAGCTGGAGGCGCTGCCCCTGGTGAAGCGCAGGAAGCTCCTGTGCGCCGAGTTCGcctccatcaccagcagcgacCTGGCCCTGGCTAGCTGCTACCTGGCGGACAGCGACTGGCACATGCAG AGGGCGCTGAACTCCTACTTCGAGCCGCCCGTGGACCAGCGAGATGTGGGCGGGAGGCCCCAGGCCCGCGCCCCGCCGGAGACCTG TATTGACCTGACTGCTGAGGTTACTACTAGTAGTGTTGGAGTGAACAACGCAGACTGCAGGCAACAAGAAGATGACAGCAGGTTCTCTTTACTTACCTGGAATATTGATGGTCTGGATCTAGGAAATCAACAAGACAGAGCTAGAGGAGTCTGCTCTTATTTAGCATT atacAGTCCAGATGTGGTGTTTTTACAGGAGGTTATTCCACCATACTTCAGTTACCTACAGAAGAGAACAGTCAGTTACACAATCATTCCAG GTAATATAGATGGTTATTTCACTGCCATAATGCTGAAAACATCAAGAGTGAAGTTTTTAAGGCAAGAAATAATACCTTTCCCAACAACCTCCATGATGAGAAACCTATTAGTTGTGCAT GTGAATATATCTGGTAATGAACTCTGCCTTATGACTTCCCATCTAGAAAGCACAAAAGGTCATGCCAAGGAACGCCTAAATCAACTAAGGCAGGTGTTGAAGACAATGCAGGAGGCATCAGAGTCAACTACCGTTGTATTTGGAGGGGATACAAACCTAAGAGATCATGAG GTTACTCAAGTAGGTGGCTTACCTAACAATATTTTGGACATATGGGAATTTTTGGGCAAACCAGGGCACTGCCGTTATACATGGGACACAAACTGCAATTCTAACCTGGATGCAAGTTACAAATGTAAGTTCCGATTTGATCGCATATTCTTCCGAACTGCAGCAGAAGGGGGACAAATTATTCCACGGAGTTTGGACTTAATTGGACTAGAAAAATTAGACTGTGGTAGATTTCCCAGCGATCACTGGGGTCTTCTGTGTGATTTTGATGTGATACTGTAA
- the TDP2 gene encoding tyrosyl-DNA phosphodiesterase 2 isoform X3: MEGGSAAEGLLEPRPQEATGPQEEAQALPRPREEVEALPLVKRRKLLCAEFASITSSDLALASCYLADSDWHMQRALNSYFEPPVDQRDVGGRPQARAPPETCIDLTAEVTTSSVGVNNADCRQQEDDSRFSLLTWNIDGLDLGNQQDRARGVCSYLALYSPDVVFLQEVIPPYFSYLQKRTVSYTIIPGNIDGYFTAIMLKTSRVKFLRQEIIPFPTTSMMRNLLVVHVNISGNELCLMTSHLESTKGHAKERLNQLRQVLKTMQEASESTTVVFGGDTNLRDHEVTQVGGLPNNILDIWEFLGKPGHCRYTWDTNCNSNLDASYKCKFRFDRIFFRTAAEGGQIIPRSLDLIGLEKLDCGRFPSDHWGLLCDFDVIL; this comes from the exons ATGGAGGGCGGGAGCGCCGCGGAGGGGCTGCTAGAGCCGCGGCCCCAGGAGGCGACGGGGCCCCAGGAGGAGGCGCAGGCGCTGCCCCGGccccgggaggagg TGGAGGCGCTGCCCCTGGTGAAGCGCAGGAAGCTCCTGTGCGCCGAGTTCGcctccatcaccagcagcgacCTGGCCCTGGCTAGCTGCTACCTGGCGGACAGCGACTGGCACATGCAG AGGGCGCTGAACTCCTACTTCGAGCCGCCCGTGGACCAGCGAGATGTGGGCGGGAGGCCCCAGGCCCGCGCCCCGCCGGAGACCTG TATTGACCTGACTGCTGAGGTTACTACTAGTAGTGTTGGAGTGAACAACGCAGACTGCAGGCAACAAGAAGATGACAGCAGGTTCTCTTTACTTACCTGGAATATTGATGGTCTGGATCTAGGAAATCAACAAGACAGAGCTAGAGGAGTCTGCTCTTATTTAGCATT atacAGTCCAGATGTGGTGTTTTTACAGGAGGTTATTCCACCATACTTCAGTTACCTACAGAAGAGAACAGTCAGTTACACAATCATTCCAG GTAATATAGATGGTTATTTCACTGCCATAATGCTGAAAACATCAAGAGTGAAGTTTTTAAGGCAAGAAATAATACCTTTCCCAACAACCTCCATGATGAGAAACCTATTAGTTGTGCAT GTGAATATATCTGGTAATGAACTCTGCCTTATGACTTCCCATCTAGAAAGCACAAAAGGTCATGCCAAGGAACGCCTAAATCAACTAAGGCAGGTGTTGAAGACAATGCAGGAGGCATCAGAGTCAACTACCGTTGTATTTGGAGGGGATACAAACCTAAGAGATCATGAG GTTACTCAAGTAGGTGGCTTACCTAACAATATTTTGGACATATGGGAATTTTTGGGCAAACCAGGGCACTGCCGTTATACATGGGACACAAACTGCAATTCTAACCTGGATGCAAGTTACAAATGTAAGTTCCGATTTGATCGCATATTCTTCCGAACTGCAGCAGAAGGGGGACAAATTATTCCACGGAGTTTGGACTTAATTGGACTAGAAAAATTAGACTGTGGTAGATTTCCCAGCGATCACTGGGGTCTTCTGTGTGATTTTGATGTGATACTGTAA
- the TDP2 gene encoding tyrosyl-DNA phosphodiesterase 2 isoform X4 produces MEGGSAAEGLLEPRPQEATGPQEEAQALPLVKRRKLLCAEFASITSSDLALASCYLADSDWHMQRALNSYFEPPVDQRDVGGRPQARAPPETCIDLTAEVTTSSVGVNNADCRQQEDDSRFSLLTWNIDGLDLGNQQDRARGVCSYLALYSPDVVFLQEVIPPYFSYLQKRTVSYTIIPGNIDGYFTAIMLKTSRVKFLRQEIIPFPTTSMMRNLLVVHVNISGNELCLMTSHLESTKGHAKERLNQLRQVLKTMQEASESTTVVFGGDTNLRDHEVTQVGGLPNNILDIWEFLGKPGHCRYTWDTNCNSNLDASYKCKFRFDRIFFRTAAEGGQIIPRSLDLIGLEKLDCGRFPSDHWGLLCDFDVIL; encoded by the exons ATGGAGGGCGGGAGCGCCGCGGAGGGGCTGCTAGAGCCGCGGCCCCAGGAGGCGACGGGGCCCCAGGAGGAGGCGCAG GCGCTGCCCCTGGTGAAGCGCAGGAAGCTCCTGTGCGCCGAGTTCGcctccatcaccagcagcgacCTGGCCCTGGCTAGCTGCTACCTGGCGGACAGCGACTGGCACATGCAG AGGGCGCTGAACTCCTACTTCGAGCCGCCCGTGGACCAGCGAGATGTGGGCGGGAGGCCCCAGGCCCGCGCCCCGCCGGAGACCTG TATTGACCTGACTGCTGAGGTTACTACTAGTAGTGTTGGAGTGAACAACGCAGACTGCAGGCAACAAGAAGATGACAGCAGGTTCTCTTTACTTACCTGGAATATTGATGGTCTGGATCTAGGAAATCAACAAGACAGAGCTAGAGGAGTCTGCTCTTATTTAGCATT atacAGTCCAGATGTGGTGTTTTTACAGGAGGTTATTCCACCATACTTCAGTTACCTACAGAAGAGAACAGTCAGTTACACAATCATTCCAG GTAATATAGATGGTTATTTCACTGCCATAATGCTGAAAACATCAAGAGTGAAGTTTTTAAGGCAAGAAATAATACCTTTCCCAACAACCTCCATGATGAGAAACCTATTAGTTGTGCAT GTGAATATATCTGGTAATGAACTCTGCCTTATGACTTCCCATCTAGAAAGCACAAAAGGTCATGCCAAGGAACGCCTAAATCAACTAAGGCAGGTGTTGAAGACAATGCAGGAGGCATCAGAGTCAACTACCGTTGTATTTGGAGGGGATACAAACCTAAGAGATCATGAG GTTACTCAAGTAGGTGGCTTACCTAACAATATTTTGGACATATGGGAATTTTTGGGCAAACCAGGGCACTGCCGTTATACATGGGACACAAACTGCAATTCTAACCTGGATGCAAGTTACAAATGTAAGTTCCGATTTGATCGCATATTCTTCCGAACTGCAGCAGAAGGGGGACAAATTATTCCACGGAGTTTGGACTTAATTGGACTAGAAAAATTAGACTGTGGTAGATTTCCCAGCGATCACTGGGGTCTTCTGTGTGATTTTGATGTGATACTGTAA